In a genomic window of Muntiacus reevesi chromosome 1, mMunRee1.1, whole genome shotgun sequence:
- the LOC136159878 gene encoding natural killer cells antigen CD94-like isoform X2: protein MAALGVLLKNSLTKQSVQLGPSTELSEESGCYSCQEKWIGYQCNCYFISNELKTWKDSRDFCVSHNSSLLQIQTRNELDFMKFSTSYYWIGLSYSEEHHAWLWEDNSTLSQDLVPLFHTVNPKNCIFYSPSGSALDEDCESTCSYICKQQFI from the exons ATGGCAGCTTTGGGAGTTTTGTTGAAAAATT CACTTACTAAACAAAGTGTTCAGCTTGGACCCTCCACAGAGCTCAGCGAAG AATCTGGCTGCTATTCTTGCCAAGAAAAGTGGATTGGCTACCAATGCAACTGTTATTTCATTTCTAATGAATTAAAAACATGGAAAGACAGTAGGGATTTTTGTGTTTCTCATAATTCCAGTCTGCTTCAGATACAAACCAGAAATGAACTG GATTTTATGAAGTTCAGTACCAGTTATTACTGGATTGGACTTTCTTACAGTGAAGAACATCATGCCTGGTTGTGGGAGGACAATTCTACTCTCTCCCAAGATCT GGTTCCTTTATTTCACACTGTAAATCCAAAGAATTGCATATTTTATAGCCCAAGCGGAAGTGCTCTGGATGAAGACTGTGAAAGTACATGTAGTTACATCTGTAAGCAACAGTTTATTTAG
- the LOC136159878 gene encoding natural killer cells antigen CD94-like isoform X1 — translation MAALGVLLKNSLTKQSVQLGPSTELSEESGCYSCQEKWIGYQCNCYFISNELKTWKDSRDFCVSHNSSLLQIQTRNELQDFMKFSTSYYWIGLSYSEEHHAWLWEDNSTLSQDLVPLFHTVNPKNCIFYSPSGSALDEDCESTCSYICKQQFI, via the exons ATGGCAGCTTTGGGAGTTTTGTTGAAAAATT CACTTACTAAACAAAGTGTTCAGCTTGGACCCTCCACAGAGCTCAGCGAAG AATCTGGCTGCTATTCTTGCCAAGAAAAGTGGATTGGCTACCAATGCAACTGTTATTTCATTTCTAATGAATTAAAAACATGGAAAGACAGTAGGGATTTTTGTGTTTCTCATAATTCCAGTCTGCTTCAGATACAAACCAGAAATGAACTG CAGGATTTTATGAAGTTCAGTACCAGTTATTACTGGATTGGACTTTCTTACAGTGAAGAACATCATGCCTGGTTGTGGGAGGACAATTCTACTCTCTCCCAAGATCT GGTTCCTTTATTTCACACTGTAAATCCAAAGAATTGCATATTTTATAGCCCAAGCGGAAGTGCTCTGGATGAAGACTGTGAAAGTACATGTAGTTACATCTGTAAGCAACAGTTTATTTAG